The Antarcticibacterium flavum genome contains the following window.
AAGATTTCGCGATAATACCGACAGTTCAAATATTGTAACTATAGGGGATCTTGTGATCAACCGTGATGAATATAAGATCATAAAGGATGATGAGGAAATTGTCCTGCCAAGAAAGGAGTTTGAACTGCTCTCCCTGCTTGCCTCAAAACCCGGAAAAGTATTTAAAAGAGAAGAGATCCTTGATAACGTGTGGGGAAATGAAGTGGTTGTTGGTGGTAGGACCATAGATGTACATATTAGAAAACTACGCGAAAAAATTGGGGATGACAGCTTTAAAACCGTGAAAGGTGTAGGATATAAGTTTGTGGAATAATGCCAAATTTTAAAAGATCATACAAGTTTGCTATAAAGACTTCTTTGTTCATAACCGTACTGTTAACGCTCCTGGTGAGCGTTTTTTTGTGGATGAGATATGAGTTTGAATGGGAGCCGGTTGCTGTATTTGGGTTAATTTCTTACATGTTCTCCTTCTTTATCATTCAATACAGGGTAGAGCACTTTATATACAAAAGGGTTAAAAAGATTTATGATAATGTAACCTTGCTGGATGCGAGCACTCTGCGGCCCAACCAGATCACTACAGATATGGCAACCCTTACCCGGGAGGTGGAAAAGTTTGCTGAAGATAAAAAACTTGAAATTGAGACCCTAAAAGTTAGGGAGACCTATCGTAAGGAATTTATGGGGAACGTCTCACATGAGCTTAAAACCCCATTGTTCACAGTGCAGGGTTATATCCTAACATTGCTGGATGGTGCTCTCAAGGACAAATCTGTGAGAAAAAAATATTTACAACGGGCCAATAAAGGGGTGGAAAGGCTTATTTATATAGTGAAGGACCTGGATATGATCACCAAACTGGAAACAGGAGATCTCCACCTGGTGATGGAGAACTTTAATGTGGTAGAGGTTATACAAAACTCCTTCGACCTCCTTGAAATGAAAGCTGCCAAAAAAGATATTACCCTCACTTTTGATATGGATTATGAAAAACCAATTTGGGTGTATGCAGACAGGGAGCGTATACAGCAGGTAATCACAAATCTGGTTGTGAATTCCATTAAATATGGTAAAAAGGGCGGGACTACAGAGATTAGTATTGAGAACCTTATCAAGAATAAAGTGATCGTAAGGGTTACAGATAACGGGGAGGGAATTGAAAAAACACATATTCCCCGGCTTTTTGAAAGATTTTTCAGGATAGATAAAAGCGGTTCAAGAAAAGAGGGAGGCTCCGGGCTGGGGCTTTCTATTGTAAAGCACATTATTGAGGCCCATAATGAAAAGATCTATGTGGAGAGTGTTTTTGGTGTAGGGAGTGAATTCTCATTCACTCTGGAAAAGAGCAAAAGCAGCCTTAAAGGAACTAAGGCCGTTAAGACCCAGTAAGCCCTTGTAATTCTTTGATTCCAGGTATTTCTCAACAGTGAATTCCTTTTGTTTACAGCTCCCGGCAAGATGGTTTTCTTCCAGCCGTTTCGCCAGGTACTCCTGCTCAAATTGTCCGGGCGTAGGGATAACAAAGAGCTTCTTTTCGAGCTTTGCAAGATCCATTAGACTTGTATATCCGGGCCTGCAAATCACATACAGGCTTTGGTTGATCACCTTCTCCAGCTCTATGGTAGTCATAAAATTATAAATACGAATATTATTTTGTTGTCGCATGCTCTGTTCCTTTTCAATTATCCCTCTTACCATAATAATGCTTCCCTTAAGGTCATTTAATTCGGTTAAAAGTTTTTTTTCCAGCAAGCTGCGTTGGGGTTCGGGGCCAGAGAGTATTAAAGCCAGGTCGTAAACAGGTTCCAGATCCAACTTTTCAAAACGGCTTAAAACCCCAAGATAGCGTACGGGAAAATCAACTGAAGTGTGACCCATTCTTCCACTCAGGGAAGGTTCTTCAGCAACATCGGGTACCCAGCATTCATCAAATTTTTTTATATAATTCTGCTGAATTTTACTGCTGAAGAAAGTGGCAAGCCCAGATAGTACTTTTATTTGATGGGTAATGAATACTGAAGGTACTTCGACCGATCTTACTCCCCATCTGTTATCTGAAATTATTCCTGAAATCCCGGCTGTTCTTACCAGTTTCTCTGTAGCAGCTTTTTCAGCCTTAATTGTCCTGAGGATATGAGGGGTCTTCAAGAGGAGTTTCCAGGGGAAAAAGAAGCTACTACGGGAATAGGTAATATCATAGGAAGGGAGTCCATGCCTTTCGAGTAAGGGAAATTCCTTTTCCAGCAGCCGCAAAGCTTCCCCGTCTGATGCCAGTACAGGTGTAAATCCATTTTCCTGAAGTTCCCTTATAATTGGAATACAGCGCGTTGCGTGGCCCAGGCCCCAATTGAGAGGGGCAACCAGAATTTTTTTTTCATGCATACACAAATATAATCTAAGGTCGCAGTAGACCGCATAAAAACCAATTTACAGGTTTTTGTCCCAGTCTATCCTATTTTATTTAATTTTACCGCAAATTGTCAAGAGCGTGGGGAGTAAGAATAAATTAAAAAGGTTCAGGGAAAACGAGAGTTTTCAAAATGTCGTCCAACCCTCCAGGGAGGAAATCACACAGGGCAATTTCAGCCTGAAAGGAAACTGGAATAAAGATTTCTTTAAAAATGAATTCCCAATAGTCCTTGAACTTGGTTGTGGAAAAGGGGAATACAGTGTGGCACTCGCACAGGCGAACCCCGGCAAGAATTTCCTTGGGATCGATATTAAAGGAGCGAGATTTTGGAGAGGTGCAAAAACGGCTCTTGAGGAAGATTTGGATAATGTGGGATTCATGCGTACGCAAATAGAGCTTATCGATCTTTTATTTGAGGAAAATGAAATTGATGAAATATGGATCACCTTTCCAGACCCTCAAATTAAATATAAACGAACCAAGCACAGGCTAACAAATTCGCAGTTCCTGCAAAAGTATAAGCACGTGCTTAAACCGGGGGGGATGGTGAATTTAAAGACAGACAGTGAATTCATGCACGGTTATACCCTGGGGCTATTGCACGGCGAAGGCCATGAGATCATACAGGCCAACCACGACGTTTATAAGAACGAATATTCTCCCAAAGACGTCACCGGGATACAGACTTTCTATGAAAAACAGTACCTTGAACAGGGAAAACCTATAACCTACATCCAATTTAAGATCAAATAGCACATTGGAGGAAACAAAAATTTTCCTTATTACCTACGTCGCGGCCCTTATTGGGGTGGTGCCCCCGGGTCTGGTCAATATGACCGTGGCCAAGACTTGTGTGGAGCATGGAAAAAGGAATGGGCTTTATGTGGCAATTGGGGCCTCTATAGTAGTTTTCTTCCAGGCGCTGGTTGCAGTGCTGCTGGCCAAATATATCTTCGATAACCCATATGTGCGCAATATTCTCCTGCGGGCAGGCCTGGTTATCTTTGTAATCCTTGGAATTTACTTCTTTATAAAGGCAAGGCAGGATCGCGGGATCGTGGAAGGTTCTACAAAGGCAAACAAGCACAGTATTTTAAAAGGGATGATCATTGCCGTACTCAATGTTTTTCCCATTCCCTATTTTGTCGCTCTTGGAGCTGCTCTTAATGTTGGAGGTGCAGTATCCTATGACGTTTCAATCATCATAACCTTCGTTTTTGCGGCCTCCCTTGGATCATTTACAACTCTTTATTTTTATGTGCTCTCCTTTGACAGGATAGAGGATAAGTCGGCAATGTTTGCCAAATATTCCAATTATTTTATGGCAGCACTTATGCTGGTGCTGGTAATTATCACGCTGCTGCGAATATTCTATTATTGATATGGCAACCGGAGACGATAATTTTTTTGAAAAGGTTTACCGGGTTGTACGACAAATACCACGGGGGCGAGTTACCTCCTATGGTGCAATTGCCAGGTACCTGGGTGCTGCCGGTAGTGCACGCATGGTTGGATGGGCCCTGAACAGCTCTCATTCCCGGGAAGATGTGCCCGCTCAAAGGGTAGTGAACAGGATGGGAATGCTCACGGGAAAACATCATTTTAGCGGTACCAATGCGATGCAGCAATTGCTCGAGGCAGAGGGAGTGAAGATAAAGGAGAACAAGGTTGTGGGGTTTGAAAAGCTTTTTTGGGACCCGGCAGAGGAATTACGGGAATTGTAGGCCGGAATATGTGAAATAAATCGGGTTGTTACGAGGGTATCAATTATAAATAAATCCTTCGTTTTCTTGACATTTACACCTATATTTGCATTTTAGAATCAGTCTATATAAGAAGCTGGATCTTAATTAATTCGCACCGGGAGAGTCGGTTTTAATTTGTCCTTACCTGGATGATTTCTTCTGAGGATTACCGGAGCAGTATTTGAAAAAAGCTATTCAATGAAATTAAACAGAAAAGATATACTGAATGCGCTGGAGACTATAACTGTTTCTGGAGAAGGAAAGAATATGGTTGAGAGTGGCGCGGTTCAAAATGTAATGACATTTGGAGACGAAGTAGTAGTAGATCTTGTACTATCAACTCCAGCCTTACATATCAAGAAAAGAGCTGAGGTAGATATTCTTAAGACCATTCACGAGAAGGTATACGAAAAAGCAAAAGTTAAAGTAAATATTAAAGTTGAAAGCAGTAGCGCGAAGCCGGAGATCAAAGGAAAAGCAATTCCCGGTATAAGCAATATCATCGCAGTTGCCTCTGGTAAAGGGGGGGTAGGTAAATCTACCGTAACTGCCAACCTTGCAGTATCGCTTGCAAAAATGGGCTTTAAAGTAGGGTTGCTGGATGCCGATATTTATGGGCCTTCCATGCCAATGATGTTTGATGTTGAGGTAGAGCGACCACTATCTGTAAACGTAGATGGAAAATCCAAAATGAAGCCTGTTGAGAATTACGGTGTGAAGATGCTTTCTATAGGATTCTTTACCAAACCAAGCCAGGCAGTTGTTTGGAGAGGGCCAATGGCTTCCAAAGCCCTTAACCAAATGATCTTTGACGCAGCCTGGGGAGAGCTTGACTTTATGTTGATTGACCTGCCTCCGGGAACAGGGGATATTCACCTTTCGATTATGCAATCCCTGCCAATCACAGGAGCTGTGATCGTGAGTACACCCCAAAAGATCTCCCTGGCAGATGCTAAAAGAGGTGTCGATATGTTCCAGCAGGAGAGTATCAATGTTCCTGTTTTAGGGATCATAGAGAATATGGCATATTTTACCCCGGCTGAATTACCTGATAATAAATACTACATTTTTGGACAGGAAGGTGCCAAAAGGCTTTCTGAAGACCTGGGAGTACCATTCCTTGGAGAGTTGCCACTGGTTCAAAGTATTCGGGAAGCCGGGGACATTGGAAGACCTGCTGCCCTGCAGGTTGGTACGCCATTGGAAAGCGCTTTTGAAAAGCTTACTCAAAATGTGGTACAGGAAACAGTGAACAGAAATAAGAGCCTACCTCCAACAGAAGCTATAAAGATTACGACCATGGCGGGGTGCAGTGCTGTAAAAACCAAATAGATGACAACAGAAGAGATAAGATTGAATGTTGAAAGAGCCCTTGATGAGATAAGGCCTTTTTTACAAAGTGACGGTGGGGATATTTCCCTTGTCTCTATTGAGGATGACCGGCTGGTCAAAGTACAGTTGCTTGGCGCCTGTGTAGGATGTCATGTGAATACCATGACCCTTAAATCTGGCGTGGAAATGACAATTAAAAAATATGTACCACAAATCGAAGAGGTGGTGAATATAGCCTAGGCACTCTTCTTGCTTAGTCTCAAATATTAAGTGATAAAAGAATGATCAAAACAGATATAATAATTATAGGCGCGGGGCCTACCGGCCTTTTCGCTGTCTTTGAAGCAGGATTATTAAAATTAAAATGTCATCTTATTGACGCCTTACCGCAGCCGGGAGGACAGTGTTCTGAGATCTATCCAAAAAAACCTATTTACGATATCCCGGGCTTCCCTGAAGTCCTTGCAGGGGACCTTGTAAAGAACCTTATGGAGCAAATCAAGCCTTTTGATCCCGGGTTTACTTTAGGAGAAAGGGCAGAGACTCTTGAGAAACTGAATGATGGCAGTTTTATTGTTACCACTTCCAGGGGAACTAAACATCATGCTCCAATTGTGGTAATCGCAGGGGGCCTTGGAAGTTTTGAGCCCAGAAAACCACCTATTCCCGTAATTGGAGAATATGAGGATAAAGGCGTGGAGTATATTATTCGGGATCCAGAAGTTTACCGCGATAAGCGGGTGGTGATTGCCGGCGGAGGAGATTCTGCCCTGGACTGGTCTATATTTCTGGCCGATGTTGCCAGCGAGGTTTCCCTTGTTCACAGAAGAAAAGATTTTAGAGGTGCCCTGGATTCAGTAGAAAAAGTGGAGGAGCTCTCCAAAATTGGCAAGATCAACCTTATTACTGAAGCAGAGGTAGTAGACCTTAAAGGTGAGGGTAATCTTGATTCGGTTGTTATTAGGCATAAAGGCCAGGCGAGCGATGAGGAAGTGAAGGTAACAGATCATTTTATTCCGTTATTTGG
Protein-coding sequences here:
- a CDS encoding NAD(P)/FAD-dependent oxidoreductase — its product is MIKTDIIIIGAGPTGLFAVFEAGLLKLKCHLIDALPQPGGQCSEIYPKKPIYDIPGFPEVLAGDLVKNLMEQIKPFDPGFTLGERAETLEKLNDGSFIVTTSRGTKHHAPIVVIAGGLGSFEPRKPPIPVIGEYEDKGVEYIIRDPEVYRDKRVVIAGGGDSALDWSIFLADVASEVSLVHRRKDFRGALDSVEKVEELSKIGKINLITEAEVVDLKGEGNLDSVVIRHKGQASDEEVKVTDHFIPLFGLSPKLGPIGDWGLEIEKNAIKVDNTYDYQTNIPGVYAIGDVNTYPGKLKLILCGFHEAAIMCQSAYQRIFPDKKYVMKYTTVSGVDGFDGSRKEAKREVVKSIN
- a CDS encoding LysE family translocator, which translates into the protein MEETKIFLITYVAALIGVVPPGLVNMTVAKTCVEHGKRNGLYVAIGASIVVFFQALVAVLLAKYIFDNPYVRNILLRAGLVIFVILGIYFFIKARQDRGIVEGSTKANKHSILKGMIIAVLNVFPIPYFVALGAALNVGGAVSYDVSIIITFVFAASLGSFTTLYFYVLSFDRIEDKSAMFAKYSNYFMAALMLVLVIITLLRIFYY
- a CDS encoding MGMT family protein gives rise to the protein MATGDDNFFEKVYRVVRQIPRGRVTSYGAIARYLGAAGSARMVGWALNSSHSREDVPAQRVVNRMGMLTGKHHFSGTNAMQQLLEAEGVKIKENKVVGFEKLFWDPAEELREL
- the trmB gene encoding tRNA (guanosine(46)-N7)-methyltransferase TrmB; this encodes MGSKNKLKRFRENESFQNVVQPSREEITQGNFSLKGNWNKDFFKNEFPIVLELGCGKGEYSVALAQANPGKNFLGIDIKGARFWRGAKTALEEDLDNVGFMRTQIELIDLLFEENEIDEIWITFPDPQIKYKRTKHRLTNSQFLQKYKHVLKPGGMVNLKTDSEFMHGYTLGLLHGEGHEIIQANHDVYKNEYSPKDVTGIQTFYEKQYLEQGKPITYIQFKIK
- a CDS encoding glycosyltransferase translates to MHEKKILVAPLNWGLGHATRCIPIIRELQENGFTPVLASDGEALRLLEKEFPLLERHGLPSYDITYSRSSFFFPWKLLLKTPHILRTIKAEKAATEKLVRTAGISGIISDNRWGVRSVEVPSVFITHQIKVLSGLATFFSSKIQQNYIKKFDECWVPDVAEEPSLSGRMGHTSVDFPVRYLGVLSRFEKLDLEPVYDLALILSGPEPQRSLLEKKLLTELNDLKGSIIMVRGIIEKEQSMRQQNNIRIYNFMTTIELEKVINQSLYVICRPGYTSLMDLAKLEKKLFVIPTPGQFEQEYLAKRLEENHLAGSCKQKEFTVEKYLESKNYKGLLGLNGLSSFKAAFALFQSE
- a CDS encoding NifU family protein; amino-acid sequence: MTTEEIRLNVERALDEIRPFLQSDGGDISLVSIEDDRLVKVQLLGACVGCHVNTMTLKSGVEMTIKKYVPQIEEVVNIA
- a CDS encoding Mrp/NBP35 family ATP-binding protein yields the protein MKLNRKDILNALETITVSGEGKNMVESGAVQNVMTFGDEVVVDLVLSTPALHIKKRAEVDILKTIHEKVYEKAKVKVNIKVESSSAKPEIKGKAIPGISNIIAVASGKGGVGKSTVTANLAVSLAKMGFKVGLLDADIYGPSMPMMFDVEVERPLSVNVDGKSKMKPVENYGVKMLSIGFFTKPSQAVVWRGPMASKALNQMIFDAAWGELDFMLIDLPPGTGDIHLSIMQSLPITGAVIVSTPQKISLADAKRGVDMFQQESINVPVLGIIENMAYFTPAELPDNKYYIFGQEGAKRLSEDLGVPFLGELPLVQSIREAGDIGRPAALQVGTPLESAFEKLTQNVVQETVNRNKSLPPTEAIKITTMAGCSAVKTK
- a CDS encoding sensor histidine kinase; this encodes MPNFKRSYKFAIKTSLFITVLLTLLVSVFLWMRYEFEWEPVAVFGLISYMFSFFIIQYRVEHFIYKRVKKIYDNVTLLDASTLRPNQITTDMATLTREVEKFAEDKKLEIETLKVRETYRKEFMGNVSHELKTPLFTVQGYILTLLDGALKDKSVRKKYLQRANKGVERLIYIVKDLDMITKLETGDLHLVMENFNVVEVIQNSFDLLEMKAAKKDITLTFDMDYEKPIWVYADRERIQQVITNLVVNSIKYGKKGGTTEISIENLIKNKVIVRVTDNGEGIEKTHIPRLFERFFRIDKSGSRKEGGSGLGLSIVKHIIEAHNEKIYVESVFGVGSEFSFTLEKSKSSLKGTKAVKTQ